The proteins below come from a single Serratia ficaria genomic window:
- the znuA gene encoding zinc ABC transporter substrate-binding protein ZnuA, translating into MAQKNKWLQRTLLASALLMTGPLSSASAAVVTSIRPLGFIASAIADGVTPTEVLLPDGASPHDFALRPSDLQRLRAADLVLWVGPDMEAFLTKALSPLPANRQLAISELPAVKPLLMKDDGGQHDHEHAADAHNHADHDDGDEHHHGEYNMHVWLSPDVAKVTAIAIHDRLLELMPQNKDKLDANLRQFENLLTQTDKNVGNMLKPVQGRGYFVFHDAYGYFEKRFGLSPLGHFTVNPEIQPGAQRLHQIRTQLVEQKAVCVFAEPQFRPAVINAVAKGTTARSGTLDPLGTGIALGKDSYGKFLTALSNQYVSCLK; encoded by the coding sequence ATGGCACAGAAAAATAAATGGCTGCAGCGCACGCTGCTGGCCAGCGCTTTGTTGATGACCGGCCCGCTGAGCAGCGCTTCCGCTGCGGTGGTGACCTCAATTCGCCCGCTGGGCTTTATCGCCTCGGCCATCGCCGATGGCGTCACGCCGACCGAGGTGCTGTTGCCGGACGGCGCTTCTCCGCACGATTTCGCGCTGCGTCCGTCCGATCTGCAGCGCCTGCGCGCCGCCGATCTGGTGCTGTGGGTCGGGCCGGATATGGAAGCCTTTTTGACCAAGGCGCTGTCGCCGCTGCCGGCTAATCGCCAACTGGCCATCAGCGAGTTGCCGGCGGTGAAGCCGCTGCTGATGAAGGACGATGGAGGCCAGCATGACCATGAACATGCAGCCGATGCGCATAATCATGCCGATCATGATGACGGTGACGAGCACCATCACGGTGAATATAATATGCACGTTTGGCTGTCTCCGGATGTGGCTAAAGTGACCGCGATCGCGATTCACGACAGATTATTGGAACTTATGCCGCAAAATAAGGACAAATTAGACGCAAACCTGCGCCAGTTCGAGAATCTGCTGACGCAAACTGACAAAAATGTTGGTAACATGCTTAAGCCTGTGCAAGGTAGGGGTTATTTTGTTTTTCATGATGCTTACGGCTATTTTGAAAAACGCTTCGGTTTGAGCCCGCTGGGGCATTTCACCGTTAACCCCGAAATTCAGCCTGGAGCACAGCGCTTACACCAAATTCGAACACAGTTGGTTGAGCAGAAAGCGGTATGCGTTTTTGCTGAGCCACAATTCAGGCCGGCCGTAATCAATGCCGTCGCCAAGGGTACCACTGCGCGTTCCGGAACGCTGGACCCGTTGGGCACGGGCATCGCACTGGGGAAGGACAGCTACGGGAAATTCCTGACAGCGCTGTCAAACCAGTACGTGAGCTGCCTGAAGTAA
- the znuB gene encoding zinc ABC transporter permease subunit ZnuB, translated as MIELLLPGWLAGVLLAGAAGPLGSFVVWRRMSYFGDTLAHASLLGVAFGLLLDVNPFYAVIAVTLLLALALVWLERRPQLSVDTLLGIMAHSALSLGLVVVALMSNVRVDLMAYLFGDLLSVTLSDIVMIAGGVAVVLLVLWWQWRDLLSMTISPELAHVDGVNLARARTVLMLVTALTIGLAMKFVGALIITSLLIIPAATARRFARTPEQMAGVAVLIGMLAVTGGLTFSAFYDTPAGPSVVLSAALLFVLSLFRQQQA; from the coding sequence ATGATCGAACTATTGTTGCCGGGCTGGTTGGCGGGCGTGTTGTTGGCCGGCGCGGCCGGGCCGCTCGGCTCATTCGTGGTCTGGCGCCGGATGTCTTACTTCGGCGATACCCTGGCGCACGCCTCTTTGCTCGGCGTGGCCTTCGGCCTGCTGCTGGACGTCAATCCGTTCTATGCGGTGATTGCCGTCACGCTGTTGCTGGCGCTGGCGCTGGTGTGGCTCGAACGCCGCCCGCAGCTTTCGGTAGACACCCTGCTCGGCATCATGGCGCACAGCGCGCTGTCGCTCGGCCTGGTGGTGGTGGCGCTGATGTCCAACGTGCGGGTCGATCTGATGGCCTATCTGTTCGGCGACCTGCTGTCGGTTACCCTGAGCGACATCGTCATGATCGCCGGCGGCGTGGCGGTGGTGCTGCTGGTGCTATGGTGGCAATGGCGTGATCTGCTGTCGATGACCATCAGCCCGGAGCTGGCGCACGTCGACGGCGTCAACCTGGCGCGCGCGCGCACCGTGCTGATGCTGGTCACCGCCCTGACCATCGGTCTGGCGATGAAGTTCGTCGGCGCGCTGATCATCACTTCGCTGCTGATTATTCCCGCCGCCACCGCCCGTCGCTTTGCGCGCACGCCGGAACAGATGGCCGGCGTCGCGGTGCTGATCGGCATGCTGGCGGTCACCGGCGGGCTGACCTTCTCGGCGTTTTACGACACGCCGGCCGGGCCTTCGGTGGTGTTGAGCGCCGCGCTGCTGTTTGTGCTGAGCCTGTTTCGCCAACAGCAGGCCTGA
- the znuC gene encoding zinc ABC transporter ATP-binding protein ZnuC codes for MSTLITLKNISVTFGNRKVLSNISLSLQPGRILTLLGPNGAGKSTLVRVVLGLISPSEGALEREPGLRIGYVPQKLHLDATLPLTVSRFMRLKPGVKKADILPALKRVQAAHLLDQPMQKLSGGENQRVLLARALLNKPQLLVLDEPTQGVDVNGQLALYGLIDQLRKELGCAVLMVSHDLHLVMAKTDEVLCLNQHICCSGAPEVVSMHPEFIAMFGNRGAEQLAVYRHHHNHRHDLQGRIVLKKTGSGEA; via the coding sequence ATGTCCACACTGATAACGCTAAAAAATATCTCCGTCACCTTCGGCAACCGCAAGGTGTTGTCGAATATTTCGCTCAGCCTGCAGCCGGGCCGTATTTTGACGCTGCTCGGCCCAAACGGCGCGGGTAAATCCACCTTGGTGCGCGTAGTGCTGGGGCTGATCTCCCCTTCCGAAGGCGCGCTGGAACGCGAGCCGGGCCTGCGCATTGGCTACGTGCCGCAAAAACTGCATCTTGACGCCACGCTGCCGCTGACCGTCAGCCGCTTTATGCGCCTCAAGCCCGGCGTCAAAAAGGCCGACATCCTGCCGGCGCTGAAGCGCGTGCAGGCGGCCCACCTGCTCGATCAGCCGATGCAAAAATTGTCCGGCGGCGAAAACCAGCGGGTGCTGCTGGCGCGCGCGCTGCTCAACAAGCCGCAGCTGCTGGTGCTGGACGAACCCACCCAGGGCGTGGACGTCAACGGCCAGCTGGCGCTGTACGGTCTAATCGACCAACTGCGCAAGGAACTGGGCTGCGCGGTGCTGATGGTCTCCCACGATCTGCATTTGGTGATGGCGAAAACCGACGAAGTGCTGTGCCTCAACCAGCATATCTGTTGCTCCGGCGCGCCTGAGGTGGTCTCGATGCACCCTGAGTTCATCGCCATGTTCGGCAACCGCGGCGCGGAGCAGCTGGCGGTCTATCGCCACCATCACAACCATCGTCACGACCTGCAGGGAAGAATTGTGTTGAAGAAAACCGGGAGTGGCGAGGCATGA